tatatatatgaccacTTTGGCGAAGAAGGCGTCACATACTATTTTACGATGAATAGTTGTTGGTTCAAGGTACACAATTCCTCCTAGTCTCTTAAGAATAAGGAAGGAGGGGGGTGAGCCTACTCTCCTGGGACAGCTAATCCTCCTTTCCTAGGACAAATGCTTCTGTGGTCTCATATACGGGGGGCTGGAAGATTGCGGGATGGGAGTTTGAATGGAAATACGGAACTGCTGGCCGGAAGCTGTTCTTTCCTACCTTTTAGACGCTTGTCATCCTGTGTGCTCTGCTCacctgttgctgctgctgctgctgctgctgcttttgctgTGGAGCACTTAAGCCACCACCCGAGGAAGCAGCTAAGAAAAAATATGAGCCAAACGTCCAGTATCAACCTCCAAGGTCAGGTGAGAACCATAAAAAGGGACGGGGGTAAGAGCTGGATTAGGGATGGAAGAAATGGTTGGGGGTGAAACTGTGAACTCCCAAATATGGGAGTCTCAAGTCAGTATTGGGGCAAagtgaggaaggagaaggggataCCCTTGGTTTCTGAGGGACTTATGCCACAAACTGACAGCTTGAGTGTAACGTTGGCTTCTCCTGACTGTTAAGCTGGTTGAATGGAGTGGGTGTTAAGGTAAGGAATGGGGTGGGAGACTATGCCTCGAAAAGGCAGTAGTTGAAGACAAATTCATTGCATTTACTCAAGAGAAAGATAATGTCTGAGATTATCCCCTAAAGTGTCGATTGACTGAAGTTCACACCAATGCCACCTACTGACATGAATGCATAACTTCAAGTAACTGTTTTCTCACCCGCAGGCTAAAACATTCTTACTTAAattgtttatatatgtttttcAATTCCATCATAGGACACAGATTTAGAAGAGGGGAAGATACTTCTagtgaagattaaaaaaagatgaagaagagtgaggtaagaaaactgaaatactgCAATAACTAAACGGTAAGATAAGAATAGACACTAATTTTCAGATGAGGCATTAGTGGAAAAGTTTATATCCTTTTAGTATGGGTTTCAGGTGTTTATATTTTTACCTATAGGGGGTTTGCTTTGAATTCTGGGTGGTCATTTCTTCTGGTTTAATAAGATGCCAACTTCTTTTACTCTTAGGTGCTGACCTAGTGAGGGTGTCTTCTGCTGCCCAGTCCACTGGACCCGCTGAAGAGAGGAGCACGTAGCCCTGACCTGACATTGACCctgattttctcctcttcttgtaAGAATCCCATCTTCAAAAACATTGATGG
The sequence above is a segment of the Camelus bactrianus isolate YW-2024 breed Bactrian camel chromosome 15, ASM4877302v1, whole genome shotgun sequence genome. Coding sequences within it:
- the DNAJC5G gene encoding dnaJ homolog subfamily C member 5G — encoded protein: MTHVDEAARRLSKSGSTLYAVLELKKGASPEDVKKAYRRLALKYHPDKNPGDPQAAEIFKEINTAHSVLSDPKKRKIYDRHGSLGIYIYDHFGEEGVTYYFTMNSCWFKTLVILCALLTCCCCCCCCCFCCGALKPPPEEAAKKKYEPNVQYQPPRSGHRFRRGEDTSSED